ACAGCATGGCTTCCAGAGGTTGCACTCCGTCCTCGATCTGAAGCCGAAAGAAATTCAACGATGACATAACCGAACGGAAAGGAGCTGTATATACGGTCGAGGGGCAGCTTCCTCGCCTGAATCTCGCCGCAACTGTTCCCTCCGCTGCCTTTTCGGTGGACGGGAAACAGGCCGCCCAAGATTACGTGTCCGGTGATGTTGGCGTAGGCGACGCCTCCTTCGACGTTCCATCGACGCTCGAGTCCCGATAACAGCGACGAGAGGAGCGCGATCCTAAGTACCTCCGCGATCATTTTACTCGCTCCGTTACCGTATCAGCCCTTGCGAGCACCGCGAATGGAaggacgcggcggcggcggcgacgcgtCTCGGTCGCCTTCGGGGCAAAGATGCGACGAGCTCGCGCGACGCCCATCCGTCGAAGGCCCGAAAGAAACCGGGAGTGGTCGTTTCCGTTTTTCCTCCCGAACCGCGAACCGGGGAAATCGATCACGGAAAGTAGCATTCCGTGGGAGGAAACGAACCCGAGAACCGGCCGATACGGGAGAGAAGGTAAACGGATCGGCGGCGAGCAAACAGGGGCACGGAAAGAGCAATTCCGCTAAACGATCGACGTTTGTCCTCTCACCCCCTGGCCGCGCGTTTTCAAGCTTTCACGTTTCCGTGCCGCAGCGAGCCGCCCCGCGAATTCCGATCGAATTCGAGTCGAAAGACGGGGACGCGCGGCCGACGCTCGCGCGCGGAGTCGAAGAGAGAACGAGGACGAGATGGATCGAGAGGAGAGGAAGACGTTCCGCGGAGGTAACAACGGAGGAAGCGGAGTGGGAACGCTAACTAAGAGAATCTGCAATTATTCAATCGGCTCCCCAAGCGAGGTCCGCGCAAACGTCCGGGTCGCATACGGTTTCGCGGCTCGGCATCCTATCGACGAGGAGACGTAGTGCCGTTGTTTGCTCTCGCGCGAATCGATCCGGTCGCGAAGTGCGTCGGTCCCGCGTCGATCTCGCGATCTCGCGATCTCGCGATCTCCCGATCTCCCGAGCGCCGAACCGACCGCGACAACGAAGGAAAGAAAGATCGCGGCCGCGAGCATGGCCGACGGCGAGGACGCGGCTCGGAAGACGTTCGATCTGATCGATTCCGCGGTCTTCGTGGGAATGCTGGGAATTTCCGCGATCGTCGGCGTCTATTACGCGTACGAGTCGAGAAAGAACGCGGACGCGGTTCGCGAGTACCTGGTGGGCGGCCAGAACATGTCCATTTTCCCTATAAGCATGTCTCTGATAGCCAGGTAGGAGAAGAGTCGCGCCTCTCTTCGACCGCAGCCGGAATAAATTCCGTGGGCTCCAATTTTCAGTTACATATCGGGGATATCGATCCTCGGTCTGCCCGCCGAGATGTACGTGTTCGGCACGCAATTCTGGTGCGGGGTGATCTCGGACTCGTTCGTCTCCCTGACGATGGCCTTCGTTTATCTGCCGGTGTTCTACGGTCTCGGGATCACTTCTTCCTACGAGGTAGTACTCCCCGCCGTCGCAAAAGTACATGTAAATCGGCACTGACCGCGCGCAAACCGGGCTCtttcagtatttgaagctgagattCAACGACGCCGTCCGTCTGATGGGTTCCGTGATATTTCTGATCAAAATGGTGAGTAGTAGTGGCCGCGCGACGAGCGAGCAAGCGGCGCCCACATCCAAATTCAAGGACGGATTGTCGTCGTAGCTCCTCTACATCccactggtgatatacgttccCGCGCTGGCGTTCAATCAAGTGACGGGCATAAATTTGCACGCGGTCGCCCTGCTGGTCTGTGCAGTTTGCATATTTTACACGACCCTGGTAAGAAGGAGGCGAGTCGCGGCCGTTCGAACGCGCCAGTTCGCGATCAGCGTAATGGCGGAACCGCGTGTTCCAGGGCGGCCTGAAAGCTGTCGTATGGACAGACGCTATTCAGACCATCGTGATATTCGGAGGTGTGATCATCGTTGCGGTTTACGGGACGCACCGAGTAGGCGGGATCGATCTCGTCTGGCGGAGAAATCGCGACACGGATAGAATCGAGTTTTTCAAGTAAGAAACGCGCTGGGGAACaaagaaaaaaacagaaacCTAGAAACCTTTACCGCCGCGAATTTCGGCGAATTCCGTTCGCGCTTCCGGTTGTCTGAACCGCTCGATTCTTCCGACCCTCAGCATGGATCCGAATCCGACGACGCGGCACACCTTCTGGTCCGTGGTcgttggcaactatttgaactGGCTGGCGTCCTGTTCGGTGAACCAGGCGATGGTGCAGCGATGCTTGGCGATGCCGAACCTGAAAATGGCAAACGCGTAAGCGAACACGTTTCTTCGCGCGGTTCTCCGCCGTCTCTCCTCTATTTATCGTAATTTCGTGTCTACCTTTCGCGCGTTCTTTAGAACGATCGCGATAATGGCGATCGGCATAATAATCATCGTCTCGTTGTGTTGCTACACCGGCCTGGTCGTGTTTGCAGCGTTTCACGATTGCGATCCGGTCAAAACCAAGGTAACGTCGCGATACCACCCGCTCGCTCGCGTCTCGCATTCGTTTTTGTTCGCGCCACTCAACGCGATTCGTTCCAGCAAATAGGTAAATCGGATCAGCTGTTGCCTTTCTACGTAATGGAATTGTCCACCTCGATACCCGGACTGCCGGGCCTGTTCGTCGCCTGCGTGTTCAGCGCAGCCCTCAGGTAAGCTGTCCGCGTCGAGAGATCTCGTCCTCGTTCTCTCGATCACCTCGTCGGCGGTCAACGGCCGACGGAATATCAGCGTCCGCGTTTCGTTGCAGCACCATGTCCACCGGCTTGAACTCCATGTCCGGAGTGATATTCGAGGACATGATAAAACCGTGGCTGCGAGGGCCCATTTCGGACACGGCTGCCAGCCGAACGATGAAAGCCACGGTGGTCGTGATCGGTATCGTTTGCATGGCTCTGGTGTTTCTCGTCGAGAAACTCGGCGGTCTGATTCAGGTGAAGTCTCTCGTCTTCTCCACTCTCCTCTCCCCAGCCCCTTCCTTCGTCGTTCCGATCCGTCGGACTAATCTGCATTCTACGTATACGTATTCCAAAGACTAGTATTTCGAGCACGATGCtctcgcttgcatttgaacGTTTCGCAGGCCGGCAAGAGCTTGTCGAGCATCACCGCGGGACCGTTGCTCGGAATGTTCACTCTGGGCATGTTCTTCCCGAGCGCCAACTCCGCGGTAAGCAAACCGATCGATCGTTCTTTTCACTTTCGGACCGTTTCCGATTAACGGTGCGACTCGCGACAGGGCGCGATGGTCGGTGGTCTCGCGGGCTTGGCTCTGGTCGCCTGGATCTCGCTCGGCACCCAAGCGGCCGTTTCCACCGGGGAGATCGTGTTCCCCGCCAAGCCTGTGTCGATCGAGGGATGCCCGGAATCGATCAAGAATCGCGTCGGCAATCTGACGACGATCGCCGATACCGCGAGCAGGTGCGCGCCGAACGATCGTCCCCGAATCGCGCGGTGACCACCGAACACCGTTCATTTCGTTTTTGCCGGTTCCAGGGAACAACCGTTTCTCCTCTACAGGATGTCCTACCTTTGGTACACGTGGGTCGGATTTCTGATAGCGATCTCGATCGGCTTGCTCGTCTCGTGGATCACCGGGTCGAACCGATGCAAACCGGGGGACGAGAAATTATACACGCCGGCGGTACGCCCTTTCTTGCGGTCCAAAGCGGCCACGAGCGGCCAACGGGTCCGCGCTTTCGACAAGGTTTCGATGGAACTCGGGAAGATCGAAATGGATGCGTCGAGGAACCAGTAAGGAATCCAGCCGTCTTCCGGGATACGCGGAATTCGCCGTAGCTTGCCGATCTGCGGTCAGTCGTGGAAGATCAACGGACGCAATAATATACGTACACGTGATatcatacaatataatatactatagcataatataatacaatataaatatacacaCATTTATCGTAGATTAGAGCTTTGCGCGACGCGTACACGTCAACGCGTATGTTCGTATTACGTCGCGCGATGGATCCGTGGAAGCTGCTCgaaggagaaactaacgaaacTGACAACGTTACGCTTCCGATCGTTTCTTCgtctctccgtttctctcgcagGATTCTCGTAGCATTCGCGTAGTCGTCGTTTTCGTGATTTCGACGAGCCGCGGCCTGCTCTTATCGCAAAATCGTGCCAGCGATTACTCGCGTTTAATCGTCTTCGTTGCGCCACCGCGATCGATGGAGCTCGCGACTAGACGACAAAGGTGGGAACTGTTCGGAGCCCAGATGTCGTCGAGCAAAATTCGTCGTTGAGAACGAGACGGGACGTCACCGTCTTTGAATCGAAAATCTAAAATCTCAGAAGAACCGGATAACGTTAAGACGCGAGTGGCGACATGCCGATCGTTCTGGGATCCTGCTGGCCCGCCTGCGCGGGAGGCACCAGCTGAGGGCCGTTCTCCAAGTTCCGTAAAAGTTGGTTCAACCAGTGTTTGGTGGACGCGTCCTCTTGGAGGCAGGTCGCGAACGTGTTGTTGTCTCTCAGCTGATCCGGCAGGCACTGTCTCAACGCCAGCAACGCCCTGCAACGAATTCGCTCGGTAACGCGTGTAACGCGCGTAATAAGCGGAAACAGTGGCTGGACGCACCTCGCGTTGTCCGACAGTCTCAAGTAACATCTGACCACGTGCTTCAAGAGCCTCGCGGACGGATCCTTGGCCAAGGACAAGACCATTTTTCCCAGAATCATCGCGACGTGGCTGAACCTGTCGTAGGTTTGGCAAATGTACGATAGACCGCTGTCGTCCAACAGAATCTTTTGCAGGATGAACGTAGCCACTGTTTTGCTGAGCTCGGACCCGCTCTCCATGATCCGCAAACAGAGCGGGATGATCTCGGTGGTGAGCAGGAACGTGATCACTTCTTGCTCGTCGGTCTTGACCAGCGCTCCTATCACGCCCAGACTCGTCAATCTGAGGTACTCGAACGGCCTCGTCTTGCTGATCGTGTGCAGAAACGGGTACAAGAACAAGGGGATATGGGCCTGGAAAAGCAAAACGGTTCTTATAAAACGACAAGAATACGGGCATAGAAGTTCTGGCGTACCTGCAGAAAAGCCGACCTGGTCTCGGGGTGACTGGCCACGCACTGCAGCAAAGCCAACGCGTTGCACACACGGTTGCTTTGGTAGGCCGTCAGCGTGGCCGGATTGATGGCAGGATAGATGCTGATAATTTCCTGAAGCAACGAAGCCGACGTACCGAACGAGTGCCACAGCATGGGGGCCAGGTCGGGGACGACCTCGCGTTTCTTGCTCAACTCCATCAGCGCGTTCTCTCTGGTTTCGGGGTTCGACAACTCGGTGATCCACGTGTATACCTTTTCTCGGTCCACCGAAGACTGAAGCGCAGCGGGGCTCTGCTGCGAACTCATTCTATCCGTTTGTCTACCGTTCGCAGTTCGTCGATCGGCTCCGAAACCTCGCTTGTCACAGGATACGCTAGGTCCGCGAGTCTCGAATCGAATCTACGGGATCCGGATCGAGTCGAGTACTCGTCGTTCCGGCTATTTGCCGGGTGATCGGTCTTCGAGTCAGCTCGAAAACAAATTTTGAGGTTAGCCTCCGAATCGACTTCGATTCGCCGCGATCCGCGACACGGTGACGGAACAAGTTCCCTTTGGCAACGTACCACGAATCGGCAACACCCCGGACCCTAGAATTCTTCGTTTCGTGCCGTAGATAACGCTACGTAGGAACGCTACGAATCAAGGGTTTTCGATGGCTGTGCAATACTTGCGCTTTCTCGTAATTTCGGGTTATGAAACGAAACGATAACGGTAAATAACGATACGAAACGAAACACAACGTCCAACTTTGAATGATGCTTTGCAAACTTCACCGTCAGGTGGCTACGCGTCGCCGCGAACGACCGAGAACGCGAGACAACGAGATGCGCCGATGTCGTGCTGTCTTGCTCACTCGTTGTTTCCTCTCTTTGTCAACGAGGGCAGCACCGTTCAACCGTGAATCGTCGGCCAATCGGAGCAAGGCAATTCAAAAATGTCGTTAAATTCTCGTTGCCCTCGGATGTACGTACTTCTTTGTCGTCAGGTACAGTGTCGATAATTAGAACGGTATAGACTTTAATCGAGTTCCTTGATTACGAAATAAAATTCCTTTGTGTATTCTCTTAATCAAATTTAAATAGTAGAAGATATTCTCTTGGTTCCAAATATATTTACAGATTTATTTTTTACGCTATGTGCGGAGGCGGAGGAGGTATTTGCATTCCAGTAGCTAGAAGCG
This genomic stretch from Megalopta genalis isolate 19385.01 chromosome 5, iyMegGena1_principal, whole genome shotgun sequence harbors:
- the LOC117227438 gene encoding sodium-coupled monocarboxylate transporter 2 isoform X1; this encodes MADGEDAARKTFDLIDSAVFVGMLGISAIVGVYYAYESRKNADAVREYLVGGQNMSIFPISMSLIASYISGISILGLPAEMYVFGTQFWCGVISDSFVSLTMAFVYLPVFYGLGITSSYEYLKLRFNDAVRLMGSVIFLIKMLLYIPLVIYVPALAFNQVTGINLHAVALLVCAVCIFYTTLGGLKAVVWTDAIQTIVIFGGVIIVAVYGTHRVGGIDLVWRRNRDTDRIEFFNMDPNPTTRHTFWSVVVGNYLNWLASCSVNQAMVQRCLAMPNLKMANATIAIMAIGIIIIVSLCCYTGLVVFAAFHDCDPVKTKQIGKSDQLLPFYVMELSTSIPGLPGLFVACVFSAALSTMSTGLNSMSGVIFEDMIKPWLRGPISDTAASRTMKATVVVIGIVCMALVFLVEKLGGLIQAGKSLSSITAGPLLGMFTLGMFFPSANSAGAMVGGLAGLALVAWISLGTQAAVSTGEIVFPAKPVSIEGCPESIKNRVGNLTTIADTASREQPFLLYRMSYLWYTWVGFLIAISIGLLVSWITGSNRCKPGDEKLYTPAVRPFLRSKAATSGQRVRAFDKVSMELGKIEMDASRNQ
- the LOC117227438 gene encoding sodium-coupled monocarboxylate transporter 2 isoform X2, whose product is MADGEDAARKTFDLIDSAVFVGMLGISAIVGVYYAYESRKNADAVREYLVGGQNMSIFPISMSLIASYISGISILGLPAEMYVFGTQFWCGVISDSFVSLTMAFVYLPVFYGLGITSSYEYLKLRFNDAVRLMGSVIFLIKMLLYIPLVIYVPALAFNQVTGINLHAVALLVCAVCIFYTTLGGLKAVVWTDAIQTIVIFGGVIIVAVYGTHRVGGIDLVWRRNRDTDRIEFFNMDPNPTTRHTFWSVVVGNYLNWLASCSVNQAMVQRCLAMPNLKMANAVSRLRSGQNQGNVAIPPARSRLAFVFVRATQRDSFQQIGKSDQLLPFYVMELSTSIPGLPGLFVACVFSAALSTMSTGLNSMSGVIFEDMIKPWLRGPISDTAASRTMKATVVVIGIVCMALVFLVEKLGGLIQAGKSLSSITAGPLLGMFTLGMFFPSANSAGAMVGGLAGLALVAWISLGTQAAVSTGEIVFPAKPVSIEGCPESIKNRVGNLTTIADTASREQPFLLYRMSYLWYTWVGFLIAISIGLLVSWITGSNRCKPGDEKLYTPAVRPFLRSKAATSGQRVRAFDKVSMELGKIEMDASRNQ
- the Rcd-1 gene encoding required for cell differentiation 1, yielding MSSQQSPAALQSSVDREKVYTWITELSNPETRENALMELSKKREVVPDLAPMLWHSFGTSASLLQEIISIYPAINPATLTAYQSNRVCNALALLQCVASHPETRSAFLQAHIPLFLYPFLHTISKTRPFEYLRLTSLGVIGALVKTDEQEVITFLLTTEIIPLCLRIMESGSELSKTVATFILQKILLDDSGLSYICQTYDRFSHVAMILGKMVLSLAKDPSARLLKHVVRCYLRLSDNARALLALRQCLPDQLRDNNTFATCLQEDASTKHWLNQLLRNLENGPQLVPPAQAGQQDPRTIGMSPLAS